ATTATTGGTACCTGGTGCCCTGATTGCCATCGTGAAACGCCGCGATTAATTCGCATCATTGAGCAGGTGAATAACCCGCTGATTACGGTTAAATACATTGGTGTTGATAGAGCGAAAGAAGATCCGCAAGGGCTTGCAAAAAACTATGAGTTCTCACGTATTCCAACGATTATTGTTGAACAAAAAGGCGCTGAGATTGGTCGTATTATCGAAAAGCCAGCAGTGACGTTAGAGAAAAATTTAGCGGCTATTTTAAAAGCTTCATAATTTTTACACTTAGCATGAAAAGGCCGCTAAATATCAGCGGCCTTTAACTTTATATACTACTAGTCTTTTTGTAATTAAAACTCATAACGAGCAACAAAAGAGACAAAACGTGCATCTTGTCTATCAGTTGTTAGCCCATAGTCTGGGTTGAAATCACCATTATATTGCGTGCGTTCTTCATTAATATTAGTTGCCGTATCTGAGTTAAATACATTATAAACAGTTGCTTTTACACTAAACTGATTATCAAATATTTCAGCTAAATAAGTTAATGAAAGGTCTAAGTTCGTTACCCAAGGAAGGTTACCCTGTGAGCCACGTGGCGTAGGGTTACCATTTTCATCATAGAAACTCTCAGCACCATACCATTTACTCACGCAATCGTCCCAAGGATTTCCAGCAGTACAGCTGTCTACACCTTCAGGGTGTCTACCGAAAGCATTTTGTGGACGACCAGAACTAATGCTACCTACAAAACCAAGAATCAAATCTTCAGTAATGCTATAAGCGCCATTCAACTTAAATACGTGAGTGTGATCGTTTGGTAAGTCTCCATAACTATGGTCCATTAAATCACCATAATCATACGAGGTAGTCCAACCTGGATCAGCCTGATTATTATCAGTTTTAACTAGTCCTTCAGTATTTCCCCAGTTGTGAGAGAAAGTATAAGAGGAATTAATTCGCAGATCATCAGTTACATTTCCATCAAGCGTTAATTCAAGTGCCAAATAGTGACGCTGCATTGATTTTAGCGCTAACTCTTCTGCTGTCAGTACAATATTGTCGACTTGACCATCACCGTCAAAATCATAAGACAATGTAGTATCAGATCCAGGGTTATGTAGGACATAGTAGCTGCTTTGACCTACATTATCTTCAATGTCCATCTCTTTAAGTTTTTTCTGTAATATTGGATCCATATCAGTATCTTCAGTACCACGACCTAGGTCACGCCAAATCACGCGCGCACCCGCAGACATAGTTTCAAATACTTCTTGTTGGTAGCCGACTGTAAATTCATCTGAGTACATCGGCTTAAGGTTTGCTGATGCAATCAATCCAGGATCGGTGATACCGACTTGTCGCACGCGGGTCTCTCTGAATGTATCACCACGGCTCGGTGAACCATCAGCTGTTATTACTGGGTGCCCATTAACATCGAGTTCATTCAAAGCGTAATACTCAAAATCTTCTTTTTGAGAGCCGCCCTGCTTAATGTTCATGTTGACAGAAACTGGCTGAAAGTATCGACCATAAGTTGCAAAAACTTTTGATGTCCCATCACCGTGGATATCATAGATAGCCTGTAGGCGCGGTGCGATTTCATTGTCAAAATCAACATATGCACGCCCATCTGATACGGTATTTTTAAAGCTATTAATCCTAACACCAGCATTAATGACTAAGTTATCGGTCGCCTGCCATGAATCATTGATATAGTAAGCTAACTGCTCAACAGATGAGTCTTGATTCGAGAAAGTCGAACGACGACGGCGCTCGATATAATCAGTCCCTTCTGGCGCACCTGAGATTGAATTTTCTCCCGCAGTACTAACACTCCACCAACCCCGAGCTTCACCAAGACCATTTTGGTCTTCGAAAAAATCGACCGAAATATTACTATAATCAACACCAAAGCTTATCGCGTGCTCATCCAAGTCCCAAGTGAAATCAATACGAGCCTGATCACGCGTATAATGCTGCTCAACAAGGGTCGCGTCAGTATGATTACTTAATGTTATGGAACCACCACCCCGTTTATCGACCACTGAAGGATCCGTTGAAGCAACAAGGCTTTCTACATCTTCTTTTACCTGCCCTACTACTGCAGAAACTGCAAAATTATCAGTTATGTAGCCGTTATAATTAATACTGTATAGAGCGCCACCGTCTTCACCAGGCACCGTTAGACCTTTTCTATCACCAACATCATCGGTTTCCCAATTATATTCGTAACGCTCAATATCCCAAGTTCGTTTGTTATTCATCGCCATAAAACCAATCGAATGGTTTTCTGTCATATACCAATCAAGCTTGGCAAACCAACGGTCTGACTTACGCTCTTTTTCACTATAAGTCTTTTGCGAAGCCCAGCTTTCATCCTCTCTACTAGGTTCATACAAACCGTAATAGAACAGCTCATCCTCAATAATGGCGCCACTGACCCATATCTTAGCTTTTTTATAATCATACTCATCTCGCTCATTATAATTATAGTTCACAGTATCCGGAACACCGTTAGCTTGATAAATGGTGTCATGAGTTTCGTTAAGAGCGCTAGGATCCCAACGACCTTCAACGCCAAAATGAAATTCATTATCACCGGACTTAGACACTGCGTTAACAATACCACCAATCGCACCACCAAAATCAGGACTAATAGCGCCTGTTTTAACCTGTGTTTCAGCGATTGCTTCCCACGGAAGTCGTAATGAACCTAAACCAGTACGGATCTCAGTTACATTCAAGCCATTTAAGTAGTACGCATTTTCTGCTGATGATGAACCACCAAAACTTGAAGCACCTTTGAAGTTTGACCCACCTGCTGCTGCAGTCCCTGGAGCAAGTAATGCAATATTCTCAAAGCCTGTGTCAACCGGCATTAGATCTAATTCATCTTGCCCAAATGTAACTCCCGAGGTTGAAGAGGAAGTATCAATACGACGGATCATGGAGCCTGTAACTTGAATGCGCTCTACATCACTAATGCCCTCAGCAAATAACTCACCATCTAGAATAACTGGCTGACCAACACTGACTCGAACGCCACTTTCTTTGTTAGACGTAAAACCGTTTTTAGTAATACTTACATCGTACATTCCCACTGGAATATTACGTAAAAAATAATTACCTTTTGCATCAGTCTCTACGGTATACACTAAACCTTTAGATTGATGCTTTAGTGTGATGGTTGCATTAGATAGAGACATCCCTTTACTAGATGACACCTGTCCTTTTACAACACTTGAGTCAGCCGCAATTGCAGCTGGAGCACTCATCATTAAAACTGATCCAACAGCAATCGCTGCTAATGTTTTTCTCGGCGCAAATCGCTTTATAGCGTTATTTCCGTTCATAACCAAATTTCCCTTTAATTCTATCTATAGTTATTGTGCAAATTTTCTTTATTTTTTCAGTGTTGTTTACCAACAATTGAGCTTGTTAAAACTCGCAACAGCACATTAACATCATATACATACTGTATACAATTTATTTTATTCTGTAGATTTTATGTTCGGAATTAATGCCGATATAAAGGGATTGCTTTCAGTGAATAGTTCGAGAGAAACTTGCGAGGTGAGTCTATAAAACCATCATTTACGTGTTAAAAAGCAGCAAGTATAGCTAAGAACAGTTAGGAATAGCATACAATATAAAGTTATATGGATTACAGTGACGCTTCAAAGAGATGGTTACAACTTGAATATTACTTTTTTTTGGGGGCGGGAGATTTAACTGCTGCGGCGAGCTAGTTGATGCAGCAGTCCTTCACGTAACGCGCCACCAGAAAGATGTAACGTTTCAATATTAAGTAGCTCAAAAAGTGCCAGTAAAATGGCTACGCCGGCGGCGAAAGTGGGGGCTCGTTCTGGCTTTAGGCCATTAATCTCTAGCATTGATGCTGAGTTTTGCATGAGCGTTTCTTGCTTTAATCTTTGTAAAACATCAAGGGTGATAACGGTGGACTCTCCTCGTGCGCAGAGTAGCTCAACAACAGACTGTACACTGCCTGAAGCACCCACAACACTCTGCCAACCTAAACTGCTCAGCTCTTGCTGATAATCACCCAGTATACTTTCAACATTCCGTCTCGCATGATCAAAATCAGTCGATTTAAAAGGGAATTGGTCAAAGAAACGGTTATTAAAAGTGACGCAGCCCATAGGCAGACTGGTTTTAAACAGCACTTTATTACCATTGCCAATGATAAATTCTGTACTGGCACCGCCGATATCGATCACCAAGCGTTGCCCAGAGCCTGATGTAGTCGCAGCCATGCCTTGATAGATTAATTCAGCTTCTTCTATACCGGAAATAATACCGATGGGATGAGGTAATACTTTGATGGCTTGCTGGCAAAAATCATCAGAATTGCTGATTTTTCTTAAAGTAGCAGTGGCGATTACCTCTACATTATCCGCTGATACCCCCTCTTTTTGGAGCATATCAGCGAACATCGCGAGGCAATCGATACCCCGCGTCATTGCAGACAGGTTCAAAGAACCGTCAGCCTCAATACCTTCCGCTAGCCTTACTTTACGCTTGTATTTAGCAATAATTGTTGGCTGCTTATCAATAGTCTTCGCCACCAACATATTAAAACTATTTGAGCCTAACGTAATCGCTGCATAAAGCTGTGCCGTCATTTACCGCTATCTCTCTTACGAGTGTCTACGAGTCTTGTCGTGGCGACGTGGCGCGTTGCTGCGATGTCCGCCTTGTGGACGAGATCCATTGCGGTCACGTGAATTACGCGAATGACTGCTTGGCTTACGATGAATACGCTTTGGCGCAGGAATATCATCAAGTAATGCTTCACTATCGTATGACGTTACTGGAATTGAATGCTGAATGTAGGTCTCAATTGCCGGCAGATTCAATGCATACTCTTCACACGCAAAGCTAACTGACACGCCACTTTTACCAGCTCGACCAGTACGACCAATACGGTGCACATAATCTTCACAGTCATCCGGTAGATCATAGTTATAGACGTGTGACACATCAGCGATATGCAAACCACGGGCAGCAACGTCTGTCGCGACCAAAATATCAATTTCACCGTTAGTGAACTGCTCTAGAATACGTAAACGCTTTTTCTGTGGCACGTCACCTGTCAGCAGACCGACACGGTGTCCATCACCTTCAAGCCATGACCACACTTTTTCACAGCTATGTTTAGTGTTTGAAAAAACAATCGCCTTCTCAGGCCAATCTTCTTCAAGCAGTGATAGTAGCAGTGGCATCTTCTCTGCCATTGATGGATAGAAGATCTCCTCTTTAATATTTTTCGAGGTTTTCTCATCAGGTGCAATTTCAACTTTAACAGGCTCATTCATATGATCATAAGCCAGCTCTTGCACTTTCATTGAAAGCGTCGCTGAAAACAACATGTTTAAGCGTGACTTGGCATCAGGCATACGTCTAAACAAGAAACGAATATCTTTAATGAAGCCTAAGTCGAACATACGATCCGCTTCATCAAGTACTACCGCTTGAATCGCACTGACGTTAATAACACCTTGGCGAACATAATCGATGATACGACCCGTGGTACCAATGAGGATATCAACACCCTTATCGAGCACTTTACGCTGCGCATCATAACCTTCCCCGCCATAAACAATACCGACTTTTAGTCCGGTATGTTTAGCCAGCAAGTTGGCATCTTTAGCAATTTGAATCGCAAGCTCACGTGTAGGCGCCATAATGATGGCTCGTGGCTGACTGATTTGACGCTCAGCAGGAACTGGTTGAGTCAATAGATGGTTAAACGTGGCAACTAAAAAGGCCAGAGTCTTACCTGTACCCGTTTGTGCTTGTCCTGCTATATCTTTTTTCTCTAATAATATTGGCAATGATAACGCTTGAATAGGCGTGCAAAACTCAAAGCCCACTTCGTTAAGTGCTTGTTGAACTTCTTTTTGTAGCGGGAAGTCGGCAAACTTTTTTGTAGATAAATGTGTATCGCTCATAGCGCAGGTTTACCTGTAAAAGGTTGCAATAAGAAACTCGATCGTTTGAAATAACGGTAGAATTGTTATCGCTGAAAATTGGTGCTCACTCAGAGAAACGGTTTTCACGGTATTATTAGCATCGGTGACGGAATCACTATTCCCTCTTTTCATTATGATGCTTGAAATTTTAGCGTGTATTAAACGTTCTCTTAAGGCGAACTAAATACGCTTTTAGGCGTTAGTCGTCGTCGACTTAGGCTCACTATGCCTATAATTCACCGACTTGTCTAAAGCGTTTTACGATCACTTCAAGTGGCGTCTTTAATAAATGATTAACTTAATAGCTTGAAAAGCTATTTTACCGGCCCAATATACAGGTTAAGCCATTAACAAACCAGCAATGGCAACCAAACTGGAGAACAACATGAGCGACAAGATTGTATACTTAAGCGACGATAGCTTCGAGAATGACGTAATTAACTCTGAACTACCAGTTCTGGTTGATTTTTGGGCTGAGTGGTGTGGTCCTTGTAAAATGATTGCTCCAATCTTAGATGACGTAGCAGATGAGTATGCAGGCAAGATCACTGTTGCTAAGTTAAATGTTGACCAAAACAACGTGTCACCCGCTAAGTATGGTGTTCGCGGCATCCCAACTCTGCTTTTATTCAAAGCGGGTGAGTTAGCAGCGACCAAAGTAGGCGCACTTTCAAAAACTCAGCTTAGAGAGTTTATTGACGGACAACTGTAAGACTTTAGAGGTGAAATCCCCCACTAAAGTGAGATAGAGTGACTCCCGACACAGCTTCAACAAGAAAATGTGTCGGGTTTAACTAAATTTCTAGACGCCCTGCCTTGTTAGTGCTACTTTAATAACCAAAGAGATTCTAACTAACACACTTCCCGCTATCCGATCGATATTCAATAAGCTTCATACCCATTGATCTAAGATGGCATAGTCACGTGAAAACAAGACCCCCCAAGATGAATTTATCAGAATTAAAAGACACACCGATTTCAGATTTAGTACAACTAGCCCAAGACATGAAGCTAGAAAATATGGCCCGCGCTCGCAAGCAGGACATCATTTTCTCGATCCTAAAGGCCCACGCCAAAAGCGGTGAAGATATTTTCGGTGGTGGTGTATTAGAGATTTTGCAGGATGGTTTTGGTTTCCTACGTAGCTCTGATGGGTCGTACTTAGCGGGTCCTGATGATATTTATATCTCACCTAGCCAAATCCGTCGCTTTAATATGCGTACTGGTGATACCATTTTTGGTAAAATCCGTCCGCCAAAAGAGGGCGAACGTTATTTTGCTCTGCTTAAAGTTACCGAAGTTAACTTCGACAGACCTGAAAACTCTCGCAACAAGATCCTTTTTGAAAACCTAACACCACTGCATGCAGAAGAACGTATGCGTATGGAACGTGGTAATGGTTCTACTGAAGACATCACTTCACGTATTTTGGATCTATGTTCTCCTATCGGTAAAGGTCAACGTGGCTTGATTGTTGCTCCGCCAAAAGCGGGTAAAACACTATTACTGCAAAACATGGCGCAAAGCATTGCATACAACAACCCAGATGTTGTGTTAATGGTGCTACTCATCGACGAACGTCCTGAAGAAGTCACCGAAATGCAGCGCATGGTGAAAGGTGAAGTGATTGCTTCTACTTTCGATGAGCCAGCTAGCCGTCACGTACAAGTGGCAGAGATGGTTATTGAAAAAGCTAAGCGTCTTGTAGAGCATAAGAAAGATGTTGTTATCTTACTTGACTCAATCACTCGTCTTGCTCGAGCGTACAACACTGTTATCCCATCATCTGGTAAAGTTCTTACCGGTGGTGTTGATGCTAACGCACTACACCGTCCTAAGCGCTTCTTTGGTGCTGCGCGTAACATCGAACATGGCGGTAGCTTAACCATTATCGCTACTGCGTTGGTTGATACTGGCTCTAAGATGGACGAAGTTATTTACGAAGAGTTTAAAGGTACTGGTAACCAAGAGTTACACCTTTCTCGTAAAGCCGCTGAAAAACGTGTATTCCCAGCGATTGATTTCAACCGTTCTGGTACTCGTCGCGAAGAAAAACTAACGACACCAGATGAACTTCAAAAAATGTGGATCTTGCGTAAAATCTTGAACCCTATGGATGAAGTCACTGGCATGGAGTTCCTTATCGATAAATTGGCTATGACCAAAACCAACGATGAGTTTTTCACAGCAATGAAACGCGCTAAGACCTAAATCTACTAAGAGCTAGCTCTAGTGTCATCAGATGCAAAAAAACCGCATTTATGCGGTTTTTTTATGTCTGTTATTTAAGGGCTGCTAACTTATCTTTAAAATCAATTCAGTATTTTACGCATACAAACTCTGACAAACCCAAATGATTCATCGTGCTCTTCCGTCGCAATCGACCAGCCCTGTTTCTGATAGAAATTAAGCGCTTGGTCATTACCTTTAAACGTTTCTAACCGCAGATGCTCATAACCTTCTGTTTGTTGCATAGCCTCAACTTGTGCCAATAAGTACCCGCCCAAACCCGTTCGTTGCAACTGAGGAGTTATCATTAAACTATGGATAAAGCCCTCTTCTGCTGCGCAGTAGCCTTGTATTTTGCCTTCAACCTCAAGCACCATGGTGTTTTCTAAGTGCTCGTTAACCTCCCTGTCGGA
The Shewanella sp. KX20019 DNA segment above includes these coding regions:
- the rho gene encoding transcription termination factor Rho, with amino-acid sequence MNLSELKDTPISDLVQLAQDMKLENMARARKQDIIFSILKAHAKSGEDIFGGGVLEILQDGFGFLRSSDGSYLAGPDDIYISPSQIRRFNMRTGDTIFGKIRPPKEGERYFALLKVTEVNFDRPENSRNKILFENLTPLHAEERMRMERGNGSTEDITSRILDLCSPIGKGQRGLIVAPPKAGKTLLLQNMAQSIAYNNPDVVLMVLLIDERPEEVTEMQRMVKGEVIASTFDEPASRHVQVAEMVIEKAKRLVEHKKDVVILLDSITRLARAYNTVIPSSGKVLTGGVDANALHRPKRFFGAARNIEHGGSLTIIATALVDTGSKMDEVIYEEFKGTGNQELHLSRKAAEKRVFPAIDFNRSGTRREEKLTTPDELQKMWILRKILNPMDEVTGMEFLIDKLAMTKTNDEFFTAMKRAKT
- a CDS encoding GNAT family N-acetyltransferase, encoding MLRTRSKAWMARTNNRLIKDIPNRQPMKKVRQANSSDSDTIKILAKETIDKCYRSFLGDDGVDWFINGGGSDREVNEHLENTMVLEVEGKIQGYCAAEEGFIHSLMITPQLQRTGLGGYLLAQVEAMQQTEGYEHLRLETFKGNDQALNFYQKQGWSIATEEHDESFGFVRVCMRKILN
- a CDS encoding TonB-dependent receptor domain-containing protein; protein product: MNGNNAIKRFAPRKTLAAIAVGSVLMMSAPAAIAADSSVVKGQVSSSKGMSLSNATITLKHQSKGLVYTVETDAKGNYFLRNIPVGMYDVSITKNGFTSNKESGVRVSVGQPVILDGELFAEGISDVERIQVTGSMIRRIDTSSSTSGVTFGQDELDLMPVDTGFENIALLAPGTAAAGGSNFKGASSFGGSSSAENAYYLNGLNVTEIRTGLGSLRLPWEAIAETQVKTGAISPDFGGAIGGIVNAVSKSGDNEFHFGVEGRWDPSALNETHDTIYQANGVPDTVNYNYNERDEYDYKKAKIWVSGAIIEDELFYYGLYEPSREDESWASQKTYSEKERKSDRWFAKLDWYMTENHSIGFMAMNNKRTWDIERYEYNWETDDVGDRKGLTVPGEDGGALYSINYNGYITDNFAVSAVVGQVKEDVESLVASTDPSVVDKRGGGSITLSNHTDATLVEQHYTRDQARIDFTWDLDEHAISFGVDYSNISVDFFEDQNGLGEARGWWSVSTAGENSISGAPEGTDYIERRRRSTFSNQDSSVEQLAYYINDSWQATDNLVINAGVRINSFKNTVSDGRAYVDFDNEIAPRLQAIYDIHGDGTSKVFATYGRYFQPVSVNMNIKQGGSQKEDFEYYALNELDVNGHPVITADGSPSRGDTFRETRVRQVGITDPGLIASANLKPMYSDEFTVGYQQEVFETMSAGARVIWRDLGRGTEDTDMDPILQKKLKEMDIEDNVGQSSYYVLHNPGSDTTLSYDFDGDGQVDNIVLTAEELALKSMQRHYLALELTLDGNVTDDLRINSSYTFSHNWGNTEGLVKTDNNQADPGWTTSYDYGDLMDHSYGDLPNDHTHVFKLNGAYSITEDLILGFVGSISSGRPQNAFGRHPEGVDSCTAGNPWDDCVSKWYGAESFYDENGNPTPRGSQGNLPWVTNLDLSLTYLAEIFDNQFSVKATVYNVFNSDTATNINEERTQYNGDFNPDYGLTTDRQDARFVSFVARYEF
- the trxA gene encoding thioredoxin TrxA, producing MSDKIVYLSDDSFENDVINSELPVLVDFWAEWCGPCKMIAPILDDVADEYAGKITVAKLNVDQNNVSPAKYGVRGIPTLLLFKAGELAATKVGALSKTQLREFIDGQL
- the rhlB gene encoding ATP-dependent RNA helicase RhlB translates to MSDTHLSTKKFADFPLQKEVQQALNEVGFEFCTPIQALSLPILLEKKDIAGQAQTGTGKTLAFLVATFNHLLTQPVPAERQISQPRAIIMAPTRELAIQIAKDANLLAKHTGLKVGIVYGGEGYDAQRKVLDKGVDILIGTTGRIIDYVRQGVINVSAIQAVVLDEADRMFDLGFIKDIRFLFRRMPDAKSRLNMLFSATLSMKVQELAYDHMNEPVKVEIAPDEKTSKNIKEEIFYPSMAEKMPLLLSLLEEDWPEKAIVFSNTKHSCEKVWSWLEGDGHRVGLLTGDVPQKKRLRILEQFTNGEIDILVATDVAARGLHIADVSHVYNYDLPDDCEDYVHRIGRTGRAGKSGVSVSFACEEYALNLPAIETYIQHSIPVTSYDSEALLDDIPAPKRIHRKPSSHSRNSRDRNGSRPQGGHRSNAPRRHDKTRRHS
- a CDS encoding Ppx/GppA phosphatase family protein, coding for MTAQLYAAITLGSNSFNMLVAKTIDKQPTIIAKYKRKVRLAEGIEADGSLNLSAMTRGIDCLAMFADMLQKEGVSADNVEVIATATLRKISNSDDFCQQAIKVLPHPIGIISGIEEAELIYQGMAATTSGSGQRLVIDIGGASTEFIIGNGNKVLFKTSLPMGCVTFNNRFFDQFPFKSTDFDHARRNVESILGDYQQELSSLGWQSVVGASGSVQSVVELLCARGESTVITLDVLQRLKQETLMQNSASMLEINGLKPERAPTFAAGVAILLALFELLNIETLHLSGGALREGLLHQLARRSS